The Candidatus Limnocylindrales bacterium genome has a segment encoding these proteins:
- the leuB gene encoding 3-isopropylmalate dehydrogenase, whose protein sequence is MAYKIAVLPGDGVGREVIAEAVKVLKALKLKGSQEFIFTECLVGGAAIDEVGVPLPPETLETCLNSDAILFGAVGGPKWNDVAYHLRPEKALLDIRQTLGLYANLRPVKVYPALVDASPLKREIVEGVDILVVRELTGGIYFGNPRGIEIVGATGGSPVHEERGLNTLVYTASEIRRIAKLAFEIARKRRKILTSVDKANVLETMQLWRRTVTEVARDYPDVTVEHLYVDNCAMQLIRSPKQFDVIVTENMFGDILSDEAAMLTGSIGMLPSASIGGKIGFYEPIHGSAPDIAGKNKANPIAAIASAALMLRYSLHLENEATRIERAILTALEKGYRTQDIAQEGTRILGTQEMGDVIAENLA, encoded by the coding sequence ATGGCCTACAAAATAGCCGTATTACCCGGAGATGGAGTGGGGCGGGAAGTTATTGCCGAAGCTGTGAAAGTATTAAAGGCCCTTAAGTTAAAAGGGTCCCAGGAGTTTATATTTACCGAGTGTTTGGTGGGGGGTGCAGCTATTGATGAGGTCGGGGTTCCTCTACCCCCAGAGACCTTAGAGACCTGCTTGAACAGCGATGCCATCTTATTTGGAGCTGTAGGAGGCCCTAAATGGAATGACGTGGCTTACCATCTTCGTCCAGAAAAAGCCTTGCTGGATATCCGGCAGACTCTGGGACTTTACGCAAACCTCCGACCTGTTAAAGTTTACCCAGCATTGGTGGATGCTTCTCCTTTAAAGCGAGAAATCGTGGAAGGGGTGGATATTCTGGTCGTGCGGGAACTTACCGGAGGGATTTATTTTGGAAACCCCAGAGGAATCGAAATTGTAGGGGCGACCGGTGGGTCGCCCGTACATGAAGAGCGAGGATTAAATACCCTGGTGTATACGGCTTCAGAGATACGACGGATTGCCAAACTGGCCTTTGAGATAGCCAGAAAGCGCCGTAAAATCTTGACCTCTGTTGACAAAGCTAATGTTTTGGAGACAATGCAACTCTGGAGAAGAACCGTAACCGAAGTAGCCAGGGATTATCCCGACGTGACCGTCGAGCATCTCTACGTGGATAACTGTGCCATGCAATTGATTCGATCTCCCAAACAATTTGATGTCATTGTTACTGAGAACATGTTTGGGGATATTCTCAGCGATGAAGCCGCCATGCTAACAGGCTCCATTGGCATGCTTCCTTCTGCCAGTATCGGGGGTAAGATAGGTTTCTATGAACCTATCCACGGAAGTGCTCCGGATATAGCCGGGAAAAACAAAGCAAACCCTATTGCGGCCATTGCTTCTGCCGCCCTCATGTTACGTTATTCGCTTCATTTAGAAAATGAAGCAACTCGCATAGAAAGGGCCATCTTAACGGCTTTGGAGAAAGGATATCGAACCCAGGATATTGCCCAGGAAGGAACCCGGATCTTGGGAACCCAAGAGATGGGAGATGTGATCGCGGAAAACCTGGCCTAG
- a CDS encoding zf-HC2 domain-containing protein, with the protein MNCDNFKILLSAYVDGEVDPKERVEVESHLTTCQNCSAELNQLHRLKELFRYLEVKEPALGFRGRLSAKLATARQASSFWYRIKVWTSEQLPQSLVYAFLWLILVIGGTSIFLKYQPMKPFVNTAQVQSSQLEELYAEDILFEPLHHSRQGEELISFNLEATPFDDLFEEPDSGG; encoded by the coding sequence ATGAATTGTGACAATTTTAAAATACTCCTCTCAGCTTATGTAGATGGAGAAGTAGATCCAAAGGAACGGGTTGAGGTGGAGTCCCATTTGACGACCTGTCAAAACTGTTCAGCCGAGCTTAATCAACTTCATCGCCTCAAAGAGTTATTTCGTTATTTGGAAGTCAAAGAACCCGCTTTAGGTTTCAGAGGTCGTTTAAGTGCTAAATTAGCTACGGCTCGGCAAGCCTCATCTTTCTGGTATCGTATCAAAGTCTGGACTTCGGAACAACTTCCCCAGTCTCTGGTTTATGCCTTCCTCTGGCTGATTTTAGTTATCGGAGGTACATCTATTTTTTTAAAATATCAACCGATGAAACCGTTTGTAAATACGGCTCAGGTTCAATCTTCCCAATTAGAGGAACTTTATGCGGAAGATATTTTATTTGAGCCACTCCACCATTCTAGGCAAGGAGAGGAACTGATTTCGTTTAACTTAGAAGCCACTCCTTTTGATGATCTTTTCGAGGAGCCTGACTCAGGAGGGTAA
- a CDS encoding bifunctional riboflavin kinase/FAD synthetase, translating into MKIIKGLENVQERFTCPILTMGNFDGVHLGHQKIFELVRNRAREVGGTSIVLTFDPHPQKVLFPEKEFFLLNTLEEKIQIIEKIGIDVVICARFTREFANKSSYEFVKEILHEQLGVQEVYVGYDSTFGKGREGDTQELKYLGEKFGFKVVVVPPVQIKGKPVSSTRIRKLLKEGNVEEAALLLNRRYSIDGEVIQGKALGKKLGFPTANLKLHHELIPKEGIYIVGVLWRNKMFKGALNIGFNPTFPNEKFSVEVHILDFDQDIYGERIKIIFYKRIRDEIAFSSVDELVRQIGKDVEITRKYFAELEVQESKVKDLDVVEQEN; encoded by the coding sequence ATGAAAATCATCAAAGGACTGGAAAACGTTCAAGAAAGATTCACCTGTCCCATATTAACTATGGGAAATTTTGATGGGGTACATCTCGGCCATCAGAAGATCTTTGAGCTGGTCCGGAACCGCGCCCGGGAAGTTGGTGGCACTTCCATCGTTCTGACCTTTGATCCCCACCCTCAAAAAGTTTTATTCCCGGAAAAAGAGTTTTTTTTGCTTAATACCCTGGAAGAAAAGATTCAAATAATAGAAAAGATCGGGATCGATGTGGTTATTTGCGCCAGGTTCACCCGGGAGTTTGCCAATAAAAGTTCCTATGAATTTGTTAAAGAAATTCTTCACGAACAGCTTGGGGTCCAGGAAGTCTATGTGGGCTACGATAGTACCTTTGGAAAAGGAAGAGAGGGGGATACCCAGGAGTTAAAATACCTGGGAGAGAAGTTCGGATTTAAGGTGGTAGTGGTCCCTCCGGTTCAGATCAAAGGGAAACCGGTGAGCAGTACCCGGATTCGAAAACTCTTAAAAGAAGGGAATGTAGAAGAGGCCGCTCTGCTTCTCAACAGAAGATACTCCATCGATGGAGAGGTTATTCAGGGTAAGGCCTTAGGTAAAAAATTGGGATTTCCGACGGCCAATTTAAAACTTCACCACGAACTTATTCCCAAAGAAGGGATTTATATCGTAGGTGTTCTATGGCGGAATAAAATGTTTAAAGGAGCTTTAAACATAGGCTTTAACCCCACTTTTCCTAACGAGAAATTCAGTGTCGAAGTTCATATTTTGGATTTTGATCAAGACATTTACGGTGAACGAATCAAAATTATCTTCTACAAGCGAATTCGCGACGAAATTGCCTTTTCAAGTGTCGATGAGCTCGTCAGGCAAATTGGCAAGGATGTAGAAATCACCAGAAAATATTTTGCGGAGCTTGAAGTACAGGAGTCAAAAGTCAAAGACCTGGACGTGGTTGAGCAGGAAAATTAA
- the cofE gene encoding coenzyme F420-0:L-glutamate ligase, which yields MSELRIIGITGIPEIMPGDNLAEILLQALLRQRIVLEEKDILVVKQKIVSKAEGRLVWLKDVIPSEFARYIAVQAGKDPRHIEVILRETKRIVKMDRGILIVETKQGFVCANAGVDESNIAGEGVVSLLPLDSDASAQRIRDYLIQKTGISLAVIISDTFGRPWREGLVDVALGVCGLKPIQNYKGQRDPYGHLLKATEIAVADELASAAELVLGKTTGVPAALIKGYSYTLENGKGIDLIRPAERDLFR from the coding sequence ATGTCCGAGCTCCGAATTATTGGGATTACCGGTATTCCTGAGATTATGCCGGGGGATAATCTGGCAGAGATTCTCCTTCAGGCACTTTTACGCCAAAGGATTGTCCTGGAGGAAAAGGATATTTTAGTTGTTAAGCAGAAAATCGTCTCAAAAGCCGAAGGGCGACTGGTTTGGCTCAAGGATGTAATCCCGTCGGAGTTTGCCCGATATATTGCCGTGCAGGCGGGAAAAGATCCCCGTCATATCGAAGTAATCCTTCGTGAAACGAAACGGATTGTCAAAATGGATCGGGGGATCCTCATTGTAGAAACCAAACAAGGATTTGTATGTGCCAATGCAGGAGTAGATGAGTCTAATATAGCCGGAGAGGGGGTTGTGTCCCTGCTTCCCCTGGATTCAGATGCTTCGGCTCAAAGAATTCGAGACTACTTGATTCAGAAAACCGGAATATCCCTCGCCGTTATTATCTCAGACACCTTTGGCAGACCCTGGCGAGAAGGCCTTGTGGATGTAGCCCTAGGAGTTTGTGGCCTGAAACCTATCCAGAATTATAAAGGGCAGCGGGATCCTTATGGACATCTACTTAAAGCCACAGAAATAGCCGTTGCCGATGAGCTGGCTTCGGCGGCGGAGCTGGTCCTGGGAAAAACAACCGGAGTCCCAGCAGCTCTCATCAAAGGATACTCCTACACCCTCGAAAACGGTAAAGGAATCGATCTGATTCGACCTGCGGAAAGGGATCTATTTCGATAA
- the cofD gene encoding 2-phospho-L-lactate transferase yields the protein MITVLAGGVGAARFLQGLVQVVAPQEITVIVNTGDDIELHGLHISPDIDIVIYTLAGIVDESKGWGIQGDSFHCLDMLGKYGHATWFMLGDRDFATHIYRTHLLRQGWSLSQITDSIRRAFNLEVRILPMTNQPVPTLILTDQGILHFQEYLVQRKMQDPVKGVQFRGIEDADPAPGVLEAILQAKGIILCPSNPIISIGPILAVRGVREALRKTQARIAAISPLVGGAPLKGPADKLMRGLGLEVSAYQVAQLYQDFLDIFVLDPIDQNLVTKVESLRPPPEPPLRVVVTDTIMRGLKEKIELAQRVMEELLR from the coding sequence ATGATTACAGTACTTGCTGGTGGGGTGGGAGCCGCTCGATTTCTGCAAGGTTTGGTTCAGGTCGTGGCTCCGCAAGAGATTACCGTCATTGTTAATACCGGAGATGATATCGAACTCCACGGTTTACATATCTCTCCGGATATCGATATTGTTATCTATACCCTGGCCGGAATTGTAGATGAATCTAAGGGTTGGGGTATCCAGGGGGATAGTTTTCATTGCCTGGATATGCTGGGGAAGTATGGTCATGCTACCTGGTTTATGTTGGGAGATCGGGACTTTGCGACGCACATTTACCGAACCCATTTACTCAGACAGGGATGGAGTCTCTCTCAGATTACCGACTCGATTCGTCGGGCCTTTAACCTCGAAGTTCGTATCCTTCCCATGACGAATCAGCCGGTTCCTACCCTGATCTTGACAGATCAGGGAATCCTTCATTTTCAAGAATATTTGGTTCAGCGCAAAATGCAAGATCCTGTGAAAGGCGTTCAATTTAGAGGTATAGAGGATGCGGATCCGGCTCCGGGGGTATTAGAAGCAATTTTGCAGGCAAAGGGTATCATCCTCTGTCCCAGCAATCCCATCATCAGTATTGGACCCATTTTAGCCGTGAGGGGAGTTCGGGAAGCTTTACGGAAAACTCAGGCCAGGATTGCAGCTATCAGCCCCCTTGTTGGTGGGGCCCCCCTAAAGGGTCCGGCAGATAAGTTGATGCGAGGACTGGGTCTTGAAGTCTCGGCTTATCAGGTCGCTCAACTCTATCAGGATTTCCTCGATATTTTTGTCCTGGACCCAATCGATCAAAATCTGGTTACAAAGGTAGAATCTTTAAGGCCTCCACCGGAACCTCCGCTACGGGTTGTGGTAACCGATACGATTATGAGAGGGCTCAAGGAGAAAATAGAATTGGCTCAACGTGTTATGGAAGAACTTCTAAGATAA
- a CDS encoding sigma-70 family RNA polymerase sigma factor — protein MKTGFPDYISSMSENLPDTISEETIIRRCQDGDHQAFNLLVQRYQKLVYNFIYRLAPNWRDVDDLAQEVFIRVYKSISMLKEAKQFKSWLHRIVINLYYDEIRKRRRVKEVDLEDNPKIEAEALYTTSSGNNPIRSLEEKELERVLQKAMDHLSPDYKVAIMLREIQGLSYEEIAQTLKCSVGTVKSRIFRARELLKEELREYLQ, from the coding sequence ATGAAAACAGGTTTCCCGGACTATATAAGTTCCATGTCGGAAAATCTGCCGGATACTATTTCCGAAGAAACGATCATCAGACGGTGTCAAGATGGCGATCATCAGGCTTTTAATTTACTGGTCCAGAGATATCAAAAGCTGGTTTATAATTTTATTTATCGTTTGGCTCCTAATTGGAGAGACGTAGATGATTTAGCACAAGAAGTCTTCATAAGAGTTTATAAATCCATTTCGATGCTTAAGGAAGCCAAACAGTTTAAAAGTTGGCTGCATCGCATTGTTATTAATCTTTACTATGATGAGATCCGCAAAAGGAGACGGGTTAAAGAGGTCGACTTAGAAGATAATCCAAAAATAGAAGCCGAAGCGTTGTATACAACTTCTTCAGGAAATAATCCGATTCGATCCCTTGAAGAAAAAGAACTGGAGAGGGTTTTACAAAAAGCAATGGATCATCTCTCACCGGATTATAAAGTAGCCATTATGCTTAGAGAGATCCAGGGTTTATCCTATGAGGAAATTGCACAAACTTTAAAGTGCTCTGTCGGAACTGTTAAGTCGAGAATATTCAGGGCTCGGGAACTTTTAAAGGAAGAATTAAGGGAATATTTGCAATGA
- a CDS encoding periplasmic heavy metal sensor yields the protein MKNKKLCIGLFVGLVLVLAGIPVFSHRSVTTWVKESSDPLLMAGEKEKGGEIPSDSENYLSRNEPGQKRKPKEDLPESSQEKGKSWQQDAPGPFRFRLDWSALDLSPEQKAQIRQKRREFVIATSTLREKLRFAKADLGDTISKAPLNPDKIRELTDQILELESQLIQLALRNLLEIKKILTPAQVDKLPFLASDFAKRWKDLDLTSDQLTKLGGILREFIPKRREIDNRVQSLTGELRDLFIQPTTDQKQVEKITQELIQAKKEQAQLRADFIIKSREVLTPSQLEKLATLSSSRSQRSSPQGSEEPSGEDKEN from the coding sequence ATGAAAAATAAAAAATTATGTATAGGGCTGTTTGTGGGTCTAGTTTTAGTGTTGGCCGGTATTCCTGTTTTTAGCCATCGGTCTGTTACAACCTGGGTGAAGGAATCCTCAGACCCCCTTCTCATGGCCGGAGAAAAGGAAAAAGGAGGTGAAATCCCATCCGATTCCGAAAATTATCTCTCCAGAAATGAGCCCGGGCAGAAGAGGAAACCAAAGGAAGATCTTCCGGAATCATCTCAAGAAAAGGGCAAATCCTGGCAACAAGATGCGCCCGGTCCCTTCAGATTTAGATTGGATTGGAGTGCTCTAGATCTTTCTCCGGAACAAAAAGCCCAGATCAGGCAGAAACGAAGAGAATTTGTGATTGCAACTTCAACACTCCGCGAAAAACTCCGATTTGCCAAAGCCGATTTAGGGGATACGATCTCTAAAGCCCCATTAAATCCCGATAAAATTAGGGAACTGACCGATCAAATCCTGGAACTGGAATCTCAGTTGATCCAGTTGGCCCTTCGAAATCTCTTAGAGATTAAGAAAATTCTGACCCCTGCCCAGGTAGATAAGCTCCCGTTTCTGGCATCCGATTTTGCAAAACGCTGGAAGGATTTGGATTTAACTTCCGATCAACTGACTAAATTGGGCGGGATTCTTAGGGAGTTTATCCCAAAACGACGCGAAATCGATAACAGAGTTCAATCTCTGACCGGGGAATTGAGGGATCTCTTTATCCAACCGACGACAGATCAAAAGCAGGTAGAAAAAATAACCCAGGAACTTATCCAGGCAAAGAAAGAGCAGGCCCAACTCCGCGCAGACTTTATCATCAAATCCAGAGAGGTCCTCACGCCCTCCCAACTGGAGAAACTGGCTACCCTCTCTTCTTCTCGTTCCCAGCGTTCTTCCCCTCAAGGTTCGGAAGAACCTTCCGGCGAGGATAAGGAAAATTGA
- a CDS encoding MGMT family protein gives MNFYQQVYELVLQIPPGKVATYGQIATLLGRPHAARAVGYALHLAPDHLKVPWQRVINSQGKISPRSSLDMPHEPLIQRMLLEAEGVVFDKTGRVDLEKYLWEGKKKIGRGE, from the coding sequence ATGAATTTTTATCAACAGGTCTATGAGTTGGTTTTACAGATTCCGCCTGGAAAAGTGGCTACCTATGGTCAGATTGCAACCCTTCTGGGCCGTCCCCATGCCGCCCGTGCGGTAGGTTATGCCCTCCATCTGGCTCCGGACCATTTAAAAGTTCCCTGGCAACGAGTTATTAACTCCCAAGGGAAGATAAGCCCAAGATCGTCCTTAGATATGCCCCATGAACCCCTTATTCAAAGAATGCTGTTAGAAGCCGAAGGCGTAGTTTTTGACAAAACCGGACGTGTGGATTTAGAAAAGTATTTATGGGAAGGTAAAAAGAAGATAGGACGCGGGGAATAG
- a CDS encoding HD domain-containing phosphohydrolase codes for MKDKNPMDQETALLTQLKKENEALKKEIQTLQGEVQEYNDFMKSLVKILDGKSGFMQSYVDRTVTQAMEIGKAIGLSEEDLRILRKAVLFRDLGKIKIPEAILNKPGKLTEEESTIMKKHPQFSAEIIAELKSRHRDKLIRAVQEHHERVDGKGYPQGKKGSEISLLAKIIAIVDFWNAIVSDRPYRKGLPLSEALSLIKVAAGSHLDPDLVRVFIEKGIYSREA; via the coding sequence ATGAAAGACAAAAATCCTATGGATCAGGAGACGGCGCTGTTAACTCAGTTAAAAAAAGAGAACGAAGCTTTAAAAAAAGAAATTCAGACTCTGCAAGGAGAAGTCCAGGAATATAATGACTTTATGAAAAGTTTAGTTAAGATTCTGGACGGCAAATCGGGCTTTATGCAGAGTTATGTGGACCGTACGGTTACCCAGGCCATGGAGATAGGGAAAGCCATAGGACTCTCCGAAGAAGATCTACGTATACTTAGAAAGGCTGTTTTATTTCGAGACTTGGGAAAGATAAAAATCCCGGAAGCTATCTTGAATAAACCCGGTAAATTAACCGAAGAAGAAAGTACCATCATGAAGAAACATCCTCAATTCAGTGCAGAAATCATAGCCGAATTAAAGAGCAGGCATAGGGATAAGCTTATCAGAGCCGTTCAGGAACATCACGAACGGGTTGATGGTAAAGGCTATCCCCAGGGTAAGAAAGGCTCAGAAATCTCTCTCCTGGCCAAAATTATAGCCATTGTTGACTTCTGGAACGCAATTGTTTCTGATAGACCCTATCGGAAGGGTCTCCCCCTTTCGGAGGCCTTAAGCCTGATAAAAGTTGCAGCCGGATCCCATTTGGATCCAGATCTGGTCAGGGTCTTCATAGAAAAAGGGATTTATTCTAGGGAGGCTTAA
- a CDS encoding CBS domain-containing protein, translating into MDVITTHITADFDSVASMVAAKKLYPQAKIVFSGSQEKNVRDFLKQTGFPLECEKLRKLDLDQITRLIILNTSSSKRIGDFAEILDKPSLKIHIYDHHPIENKDIEAEKEIIEPVGATTTILVHILKEKGLPITPAEATLMALGIYEDTGCLTFPNTTEKDLLAVAYLLSKGADLSLVSDYIQKELTPEQVVLLNELIQSSTTLHIEGIDIVLIKAVFDRYVEEISYLVHKYRDMEGVNVVFALIMMESKVYLIARSRIEAVDVGKIAQEFGGGGHRTAASATLKDVTLAQAEEQLLAVLRRHIQAAHLARYIMSTPAITIDQKARLSEAKDLLDRFSINSLPVVDQEKPLGYITREIVYRAIFHGLENESVGDYMITDIYTVAPDTPFSQIELLMSQNPQKIIPVVEGEKIVGIITRTDILKVLQESALKKTLATSDREVTHGRSLEKLLQEQLPPRVFQLLYEIGQIADEMGYSAYVVGGFVRDLLLRAEENLDIDIVVEGNGILFAQKVAEKYQAQVKSHPKFGTAVLKFPDGFKLDMATARTEHYEYPAALPTITHSSLKLDLYRRDFTINTLAIKLNQREFGKVFDFFGGLRDLKDKVIRVLHSLSFVEDPTRVFRAVRFEQRFGFRISPFTLNLLKNAVHKHFIDKLSGKRLFTELFLILQEVNVLRIVERMIELDLLEAIHPGLKIDPSRRDASIEEIKSLLRGIRAAIAWYELLYLPKIDTWLVYFLGLVDPLSSTQIEELIKRLALPAKAVRLLRTYKTWYQVVEQKFSNLSEGSTQLHDETRETLKNSEIYRIFKPIPTEILLFIMAKTKNDPIKRAISAYMSKLRGIKPLITGQDLINLGLKPGPVFHQILDEILEARLDGKVETKEDELELVRRRLSIIHGTEQQKIDNGQRTTK; encoded by the coding sequence ATGGACGTCATTACTACTCACATAACGGCTGACTTTGACAGCGTTGCCTCCATGGTCGCTGCAAAAAAGCTCTATCCACAGGCTAAAATCGTCTTTTCAGGCTCACAGGAGAAGAATGTCCGGGATTTCTTGAAACAAACAGGATTTCCCTTAGAGTGTGAAAAGCTTCGAAAATTAGATCTGGATCAGATAACCCGGCTTATCATCCTCAATACCAGCAGTTCTAAACGAATCGGTGACTTTGCGGAGATTCTGGATAAGCCTTCTTTAAAAATTCATATTTATGATCATCATCCTATAGAAAACAAAGATATCGAGGCAGAGAAGGAAATCATCGAACCTGTTGGAGCTACCACCACGATCCTGGTTCACATTCTAAAAGAAAAAGGACTTCCCATAACACCGGCAGAGGCGACCCTGATGGCTTTGGGCATTTATGAAGATACCGGCTGTTTAACCTTTCCCAATACGACAGAAAAAGATTTACTGGCCGTCGCTTATCTTTTATCTAAAGGAGCCGACCTATCGCTGGTATCCGATTATATCCAGAAGGAGCTTACCCCAGAACAGGTTGTTCTGCTAAATGAACTCATCCAATCCTCTACCACCCTTCATATCGAGGGAATAGATATTGTGCTCATCAAGGCGGTTTTTGACCGATACGTGGAAGAGATATCCTATCTGGTTCATAAATATCGGGATATGGAAGGGGTAAACGTCGTGTTTGCTCTGATTATGATGGAATCGAAAGTTTATCTTATCGCCCGGAGTCGGATAGAAGCGGTGGATGTGGGAAAAATTGCTCAGGAATTCGGTGGAGGGGGCCACCGTACGGCAGCGTCGGCTACCTTGAAGGATGTGACTCTGGCTCAAGCTGAGGAACAGCTTCTGGCAGTTTTACGTCGGCATATTCAAGCGGCTCACCTGGCCAGGTATATCATGTCCACGCCGGCCATTACCATTGATCAGAAAGCCAGATTGAGCGAAGCCAAAGACTTACTGGATCGGTTTTCTATTAACAGCCTTCCTGTGGTGGATCAGGAAAAACCCCTGGGATATATAACCCGTGAAATTGTTTATCGGGCTATCTTTCACGGATTGGAGAATGAAAGCGTGGGGGATTATATGATCACCGATATTTATACTGTAGCTCCCGATACGCCCTTTTCCCAAATCGAGCTTCTTATGAGCCAGAATCCACAAAAAATTATTCCGGTTGTTGAGGGCGAAAAAATTGTGGGTATTATAACCCGGACAGATATCCTCAAGGTTCTTCAGGAAAGTGCCCTCAAGAAAACCCTGGCAACCAGCGATCGAGAAGTTACCCATGGCAGATCCCTGGAGAAACTCCTCCAGGAGCAGCTCCCTCCCAGGGTTTTTCAGCTTTTATATGAAATCGGACAGATTGCAGACGAAATGGGTTATTCGGCCTATGTGGTGGGTGGATTCGTTCGAGATTTACTCCTGCGGGCTGAAGAAAATTTAGATATAGATATCGTGGTGGAGGGAAACGGTATTCTTTTCGCGCAAAAGGTGGCCGAAAAATACCAGGCCCAGGTCAAAAGTCATCCTAAATTCGGAACTGCTGTACTAAAATTCCCGGATGGCTTTAAACTGGATATGGCTACGGCACGAACCGAGCATTATGAATACCCGGCTGCCTTGCCTACCATTACCCATAGTTCTCTAAAACTAGATTTATACCGCCGAGATTTTACCATCAATACCCTGGCCATTAAGCTCAATCAGCGGGAATTCGGAAAAGTTTTTGATTTCTTTGGTGGCCTTCGGGATTTGAAAGATAAAGTTATTCGGGTTCTCCACAGTTTGAGCTTCGTAGAGGACCCGACTCGGGTCTTTAGGGCCGTGCGGTTTGAACAGAGATTCGGTTTCCGTATCAGTCCATTTACCCTAAACCTCCTGAAAAATGCCGTACATAAGCATTTTATAGATAAGCTAAGCGGAAAACGTTTGTTCACAGAGCTTTTCTTGATCTTGCAGGAAGTCAATGTTCTTCGTATTGTGGAAAGAATGATAGAACTGGATCTCCTGGAAGCGATCCATCCCGGCCTGAAGATAGATCCTTCCCGTCGGGATGCTTCCATAGAGGAAATCAAAAGCCTGTTGCGGGGTATTCGAGCTGCAATCGCCTGGTACGAACTCCTTTACCTGCCTAAAATAGACACCTGGCTGGTTTACTTTCTTGGATTGGTGGATCCTCTATCCTCGACCCAAATAGAAGAACTCATAAAACGGCTGGCTCTACCGGCCAAAGCCGTCCGGTTACTCCGAACTTATAAGACCTGGTATCAGGTTGTGGAACAGAAGTTCTCAAATCTCTCAGAGGGATCAACCCAACTCCATGACGAAACCCGAGAGACTTTAAAAAATAGCGAGATTTACCGTATTTTTAAGCCGATCCCAACAGAAATTCTTCTGTTCATCATGGCCAAAACAAAAAACGATCCAATTAAGAGGGCTATCTCGGCTTACATGAGTAAACTACGGGGAATCAAACCTTTAATTACCGGCCAGGACCTGATTAATTTGGGACTTAAACCGGGTCCTGTTTTCCACCAAATCCTGGATGAGATACTGGAGGCCCGGTTAGATGGAAAAGTAGAAACAAAGGAAGATGAACTGGAACTTGTCCGCCGTCGGTTGTCCATTATTCATGGTACGGAACAACAGAAAATAGACAACGGACAACGGACAACAAAGTAA